ACAGTATAAGGACCTCGACTTCCAGCGCATTTACGATTCCATGCAGAAACCGGCCTTCATTTTTGACGGCCGTAACATGCTGGATCACGATGCGCTGTACAAAATGGGCTTCGAAGTCTATTCCATCGGAAAAGGCCGCAAAACCCATCTCAAATAATTTTCCAACGCTTGGAAATGCAAAGGGCTTCCAATCTCCGGAAGCCCTTTTTTGTGCCTTTGTCCAGCGGAGAGGTCCGATCTGCGTTGTTTGATAAACGGGATCGGGAGACGGGATGAACAAACTGGTTTTACTCTATTGCTGTATTTCAGGGCTGGCTCTGGCTGAACGGCCGAACTTTGTATTTATTCTGGCCGATGATCTCGGCTACATGGACCTCGGTTATAACGGCAGTACGTTTTATGAAACGCCGAATATCGATGCGCTGGCGGAAAAAGGGCTGCGGTTTGATCAGGGCTATGCCGCATGTCAGGTCTGCAGTCCGTCACGCGCGAGTATCATGCTGGGGAAAACGCCGGCGCGTCACAACATCACCCAATGGATCGGATCCGCATGGGGAATGGACTGGAATCGGAATGATCCGGTGCTGCCCGTTGAATATGCCTGGAATCTGCCGCACGAGGATACAACCCTTGCGGAAGCCCTGCGCGATGGCGGGTATACCACTTTTTTCGCGGGGAAATGGCATCTGGGGTCTAAAGGGTCCTGGCCGGAAGATCATGGATTTATGATTAATAAAGGCGGCTGGGATGCCGGAGGGCCGAGGGGCGGCTATTTTGCGCCCTATAAAAACCCGAATCTGGCGGACGGTCCCGACGGAGAATCCCTGACCTTGAGGCTGGCGGAAGAGACCGCGTCTTTTATTGAATCCAACGGGGATCAACCCTTTCTGGCTTTTCTTTCGTTTTATGCCGTGCATGGTCCCATTCAGACGACGGAAGCCTTATGCAGTAAATATCGGGAAAAAGCGGCGAAAATGGGCCGGGCTGAAACGCGCTTTAAATTCGACCGACGGCTGCCGGTTCGGCAGGTGCAGGATAATCCGATTTATGCGGGGATGATGGAAACGCTCGATGATGCCGTCGGGATCGTGATGCGGAAACTCGAAGAAACCGGGCTCGATAAAAATACAGTTGTGATTTTCACTTCCGACAACGGCGGCGTTTCTTCCGGCGATGCGTTTTCAACCAGTCTGCTGCCGTTGCGCGGCGGAAAAGGGCGGCAATGGGAAGGGGGGATCCGTGAACCTTTTATTATTCATGTGCCTGGCATGACGAAATCCGGATCGGTGTCGGATGTTCCGGTGATTGGAATGGATTTTTATCCCACGATGCTCGAGCTTGCCGGCCTGCCGCTGCTGCCGGAACAGCATGTTGACGGGGTCAGTCTGGTGCCGCTGCTGAAAGGCGGTGAAATTAAAGAGCGGGATCTGTTCTGGCACTATCCGCACTACGGCAATCAGGGCGGAGAGCCGTCGTCCATTATCCGCTCCGGCGACTGGAAGCTGATTTATTATCACGAGGACGGCCGCTACGAACTCTACAATCTTTCACAGGACATCGGCGAGCAGACCGACGTTGCCGTCCGGTATCCGGAAAAGGTGGCCGAACTCCGGAAAAAGCTGTCCCGCTGGTTCATGGAAACCGGCGCAACGTTCCCGGCTTTGGACCCGCGTTTTGATCAGCAGAAATTTGAAGCAAAAATGGAGCGCGCCCGGACGGAAGGGATGCAGCATCTTGAACAGCAGCACGCTGATTTTCTGGATAAAACGAAAAAGCCCAGCCCCGACTGGTGGGGCAGTGCGAAAGATGAATGATCCACAGATTTCACGGATTAGAGGGATTATTCAGTTCGTCTGTGGAAATCCGTGAAATCTATGGATTACTTATCCCGGCCTGGACGGGTTTATAGACCCGGATCCAGTCGACGCGGTAGGTGTGGTCCTCTTTGTTTTCCAGTTCCGCATCGGATGGCGTGATCTTCTGGCTGGATCGCCAGTCCTGATCTTCGACGTTGATAATGATGTCCATTTTTTTGCTCAGGCCGGTGCCGCCGGTGAACCCTTTCGGATCGATGATGTTTTCGCCGGAAACCGAGCGAACGAGTTTTCCATCCACATAATAATCCAGATTCCACGGATCCTTCCAATGCACGCCGATGCAGTGGAAATCCTCCCGCCACGGTTTTTCATTGTAGAGCCAGCTGCCGTCATCCTTCGGCTGATAATCCTGAAACGGGTCGCGGATAAATACGTGATGGCTCAGATGCAGCCGGTGTGAAAACCAGGTCTGATCCGCGTCGGCATTTTCCGACCAGTCGGCGCCGTACGCCTCAAGAATATCGATTTCCTGGGTGGAATCACGGCTGAGCATCCAGACATCGGAAGCCAGCACCGAATTGCTGATTTTGGCCCGGGCCTCTATAAAAAGCGGATAATGCACCTCTGTATTGGACGAGATACAGCCCGTATTAATCTTCTTTAGGCCATTGTGCATGATCCGGGATGCGGGAATTTCAAGGCATCCGTTGGTCACAATGACGTGATCCCGGTCCCAGAGGGTCAGGCCGGGGCCGGACCACGGGTGATGATAAAAGTCGATCCATTTATCAAATAGCCGGCTTTTGCCTTCTTTTACCGGATGGGTGTAGTTGAAGTCGTCCGACTGCGGCTGAAGTTTCCAGACCCTATTGGTTCCGGCGGGGGCCGGAACCGGAATATCTTTCCAGTCATTGGAAAGCGCCGTGGTGCAGAGCAGAGAAGCCGCTATAAAAATAAGTGTTTTCATCCGACCAAATTAAAAGCTCAACCCGTTTGTGTCTATCGGACTATCGTCCGATATGGATCATAAACCTGCAGTATTGACAGAAGAGTGCCGAGCTGCGGACCAGCCTTACCGCTCTGCGAATAACCCGTGCAGGGATTTCCCCGAAAACACCGGAAAATCTAACCAACAGAAGCTCCGTTTTTTATGCCTTACGGTGTTTCCACAGTCCATTGATAAAGTGCAGGTAACCCTTAATATGTAATCACCGGATCAATAGATGAAATATTTCTTGATATTATCCTTCTGAATTCCGAATATCTCTTTTAAAGGATGGGCCCCGGCGCTTGTTTAAACCCCCAGTTCCTGCTGTTAGGTGGAAATGATTCTGCCTAATCAACTGTTGGGGATGGATAGAGAATGAAAATGAATCAATCCAAAGAAATCAGAAAACGACTTGGATTAACCATAGTTGTCTCTGCAGGAATTACATATGTTTTATCCATTCTCGTGGTCGGATTATTAATGAACATAATCACAATCACGATTCTAACTGCTCAAATTATAAAACTAATCATATTTGGCATAATCGGATTCGCAGTCTGGAATATTCTGAAACAAAAAGGACAGATGCCAGATGATTAAACAAAACCCCAACCAGTGCTTGGAGCTGACACGGCACGACGCCTGATTTTGAGGGCAGTGTTTATTTCCCGTGCCAGCTCACGCTTAACGTTAGGAAAGAAGGATAAACCAACATGATTCAAAGTGCCAAAATTTCGGACAACGAGGTAGAAAAACTCCTTAGCCTCGAAGAAAATCATTTTTGTGACTTTAAAGCAATTGAGGTATCCCCGGGCAAACTAACAAAAGCCCTGGCCGCATTCGCAAATTCTGAGGGAGGAGAATTATTCATCGGCGTTGATGACAATCCTCGTATTTGGCGCGGTTTTGAGAGCATTGAAGCTGCAAATGCTCACGTACAGGTTTTCGATGAATTTTTTCCCTTAAGTACTGAATTTCAATACACATTTCTGAAAAATGATTCTGCCCAAGGAATAGTACTAAAGTTACAGGTTGCGAAAACTAGGGACTTAAGAAGGGCCAGCGATTCTAAAATATACGTTCGAAGAGGAGCTCAAAGCCTCCCTGTTACAGATCCTGACCGAATTGAAATACTGAAGCGGAACAAAGGGATTGTTTCATTTGAATCAGAATTAGTTCCTTGCCCAAAAGAGATTGTTACAAATTCAACTCATATTATTGAGTTCTTATTAGAGGTCGTCCCTACTGCCGAGCCTGAAAATTGGCTACAAAAACAAATGATTCTAATTGAAGGAAAACCCACCGTTGCAGGAGTTCTCCTT
This region of Pontiella agarivorans genomic DNA includes:
- a CDS encoding sulfatase, with translation MNKLVLLYCCISGLALAERPNFVFILADDLGYMDLGYNGSTFYETPNIDALAEKGLRFDQGYAACQVCSPSRASIMLGKTPARHNITQWIGSAWGMDWNRNDPVLPVEYAWNLPHEDTTLAEALRDGGYTTFFAGKWHLGSKGSWPEDHGFMINKGGWDAGGPRGGYFAPYKNPNLADGPDGESLTLRLAEETASFIESNGDQPFLAFLSFYAVHGPIQTTEALCSKYREKAAKMGRAETRFKFDRRLPVRQVQDNPIYAGMMETLDDAVGIVMRKLEETGLDKNTVVIFTSDNGGVSSGDAFSTSLLPLRGGKGRQWEGGIREPFIIHVPGMTKSGSVSDVPVIGMDFYPTMLELAGLPLLPEQHVDGVSLVPLLKGGEIKERDLFWHYPHYGNQGGEPSSIIRSGDWKLIYYHEDGRYELYNLSQDIGEQTDVAVRYPEKVAELRKKLSRWFMETGATFPALDPRFDQQKFEAKMERARTEGMQHLEQQHADFLDKTKKPSPDWWGSAKDE
- a CDS encoding family 16 glycosylhydrolase: MKTLIFIAASLLCTTALSNDWKDIPVPAPAGTNRVWKLQPQSDDFNYTHPVKEGKSRLFDKWIDFYHHPWSGPGLTLWDRDHVIVTNGCLEIPASRIMHNGLKKINTGCISSNTEVHYPLFIEARAKISNSVLASDVWMLSRDSTQEIDILEAYGADWSENADADQTWFSHRLHLSHHVFIRDPFQDYQPKDDGSWLYNEKPWREDFHCIGVHWKDPWNLDYYVDGKLVRSVSGENIIDPKGFTGGTGLSKKMDIIINVEDQDWRSSQKITPSDAELENKEDHTYRVDWIRVYKPVQAGISNP